A single genomic interval of Chitinophaga sp. 180180018-3 harbors:
- a CDS encoding FecR family protein gives MINDELLKRFFNNQCTPEEARSVANYLQEHPDMLEKYLPEAEFLQLQEEGHFPETVSQQWLKNIHQQTVSANNRKKWTKRLAIAAVATGVLIGGTMFLRQRNHQKIAAVNPGTTITIPSEQQQLTTNTSQKTMAIVLPDGSVVQLLPAATIVYNKQFRENRSIYLTGEADFTVAADKAHPFVVYSDELYTTALGTFFHVKAIPGEDMISVRLNSGKVMVQGSVNKKKVISDIILTPGKELNYYRKTGKAVVFDFNTRGADVLVKAGNNGAGYTKPDWYKFNNQPMSQVLDQLSNYYGIAIYYYPSDVIEIYFDGKFEKTDSLEKILTDLTLPNNLKLIRNDSGFIIKRK, from the coding sequence ATGATAAATGATGAATTACTGAAACGGTTCTTCAACAATCAATGCACACCGGAAGAGGCCCGCAGCGTAGCCAACTACCTGCAGGAGCATCCTGATATGCTGGAGAAATACCTGCCGGAGGCCGAATTCCTGCAATTACAGGAAGAAGGCCACTTCCCGGAGACCGTTTCCCAACAATGGCTAAAAAATATTCATCAACAAACCGTATCGGCCAATAACCGGAAGAAATGGACTAAACGACTGGCCATCGCCGCGGTCGCCACCGGCGTACTGATTGGCGGAACGATGTTCCTGCGCCAGCGCAATCATCAAAAAATAGCTGCTGTGAATCCGGGAACAACAATTACCATTCCTTCCGAACAACAGCAACTGACCACCAACACCAGCCAAAAAACCATGGCAATCGTACTGCCAGATGGTTCTGTAGTACAGCTGCTGCCGGCAGCCACGATCGTATATAACAAACAATTCAGGGAAAACAGGAGCATTTACCTGACAGGAGAAGCCGATTTTACTGTTGCCGCCGATAAAGCACATCCCTTCGTAGTGTACAGCGACGAACTATATACCACCGCACTGGGTACCTTTTTTCATGTGAAAGCCATCCCCGGGGAAGATATGATCAGCGTAAGACTGAACAGCGGGAAAGTAATGGTGCAGGGATCCGTCAATAAAAAGAAAGTCATCAGCGATATAATACTTACGCCCGGCAAAGAGCTCAACTACTACCGCAAAACAGGCAAAGCTGTTGTGTTTGACTTCAATACCAGGGGTGCCGACGTACTGGTAAAAGCCGGCAATAACGGCGCCGGGTATACGAAGCCGGACTGGTATAAATTTAATAATCAACCAATGTCGCAGGTATTGGATCAGTTGAGTAATTATTATGGAATAGCCATCTATTATTATCCTTCAGATGTTATAGAGATTTATTTCGATGGTAAATTTGAAAAAACAGACTCGCTGGAGAAAATCCTGACTGATTTAACGCTTCCCAATAATCTGAAGCTGATCCGGAATGATAGCGGATTTATAATTAAGAGGAAATAA
- a CDS encoding sigma-70 family RNA polymerase sigma factor: protein MNTIAALKQGNLLVFNEVYYSWHKRIYYFILQKTRSSFIAEEVTQLTFIKCWNYRENLADDLNIELQLFRIARTTLIDFLRKETVYKEKVIHVIDKYTLPVDDLWGKLAEKELQVKLANALKEMPPMRRKVFEMSRFKGMSYQQIAQELSLSSRTVETHIFQAIKQIKHYLGLILSLLAYFGRF, encoded by the coding sequence TTGAATACGATAGCTGCTCTAAAACAAGGTAACCTTTTAGTGTTTAATGAAGTCTATTATTCCTGGCACAAAAGGATCTATTATTTTATTCTCCAAAAAACCAGGTCATCCTTCATTGCGGAAGAGGTGACGCAGCTCACATTCATCAAATGCTGGAACTACCGGGAAAATCTCGCGGACGACCTTAATATAGAGTTACAGCTGTTCCGCATTGCCCGCACCACGCTGATCGACTTTCTCCGCAAAGAAACCGTTTATAAGGAAAAGGTGATCCATGTCATCGACAAGTACACCCTGCCGGTAGATGACCTCTGGGGGAAGCTGGCGGAAAAGGAACTACAGGTGAAGCTGGCGAATGCCTTGAAAGAAATGCCACCGATGCGCCGTAAGGTATTCGAAATGAGCCGCTTTAAAGGCATGAGCTACCAGCAGATCGCACAGGAACTTTCCCTGTCGTCCAGAACTGTGGAAACACATATTTTCCAGGCCATCAAACAAATAAAACATTATCTCGGGCTTATACTCTCTCTCCTGGCCTATTTTGGCCGGTTTTGA